One Tindallia magadiensis genomic region harbors:
- a CDS encoding histidine phosphatase family protein, which produces MTRIYLVRHGKTQWNMEKRFQGSRDSPLTEEGIAEISKLAKKMEDKPLKAVYSSTRQRAFLTANQIAKPHHLKVNLNEGLGEINLGSWEGKTHEEIQREDPVGYHHFLHKPHCFKPERGNEPLEKVQERSVQALRDIVKEHQNSCVLVVTHAITLRLLLLYYEKRPLEDLWDVAKVRQTSVTELAYLENGVEILRKADISHLTTE; this is translated from the coding sequence ATGACAAGGATATATTTGGTTAGGCATGGAAAAACTCAATGGAATATGGAAAAAAGATTTCAGGGAAGTAGAGACTCGCCTCTTACGGAAGAGGGGATCGCGGAAATTTCAAAACTAGCAAAAAAAATGGAAGATAAACCCTTGAAAGCTGTTTACTCTAGTACCAGGCAACGTGCTTTTTTAACCGCTAATCAAATTGCAAAACCTCATCATTTGAAAGTTAACTTAAATGAAGGACTCGGTGAAATAAACCTAGGTAGTTGGGAAGGAAAAACCCATGAAGAGATACAGAGAGAAGATCCTGTTGGATATCATCATTTTCTGCATAAGCCTCATTGCTTTAAGCCAGAAAGAGGCAATGAACCTCTAGAAAAAGTTCAGGAAAGAAGTGTTCAGGCACTTAGAGATATTGTTAAGGAGCATCAAAACAGCTGTGTTTTGGTGGTGACTCATGCAATAACGTTACGACTATTGTTGTTATACTATGAAAAAAGACCTCTTGAGGATTTGTGGGATGTTGCTAAGGTAAGGCAAACGAGTGTCACGGAACTAGCGTATCTTGAAAATGGGGTTGAAATTCTTCGAAAAGCAGATATCAGCCATTTAACAACTGAGTAG
- a CDS encoding cation:proton antiporter domain-containing protein, which yields MAFSLAWITILGLFAHSAFRKIGLPGLLGLLLLGALGGPYGFDLIDQQVMELSSDLRKVALIVILFRAGLGIKRDTLNKVGKNAFKLSFIPCMMEGAAVMLTAYYVFGYPFLEAGMLGFILAAVSPAVIVPAMLKLIEAGKGEEKGVPTMILAGASLDDVVAITFLTSFLGIFAGSQMPLWRQVMSIPISIISGLLLGLVVAIMLLNLFNKVDMRHTKKTLIIVGAGIIMTTIEDVMEPFLPIASLIGIMFVGFIILERKPKIAEALAEKLNKIWVLAEVLLFTMVGAVVNIPLAIEAGLVGVVIIIIGLVARSAGVFLSTPSKEFTKQERLFCILSYTPKATVQAAVGTLPLAAGAIKGEEVLAFAVLAIVITAPIGAWLIQWGGKNLLTESR from the coding sequence ATGGCATTTAGCTTGGCTTGGATCACTATACTTGGATTGTTTGCGCATAGCGCTTTTCGAAAAATAGGGCTTCCTGGTCTTCTGGGACTACTTTTGCTAGGAGCCTTAGGAGGACCTTATGGTTTTGATCTTATTGATCAACAAGTCATGGAGTTATCTTCTGATCTTAGAAAAGTGGCGCTGATTGTTATTTTATTCAGAGCGGGATTAGGGATCAAAAGAGATACATTGAACAAAGTTGGGAAGAATGCATTTAAGTTGAGTTTTATCCCTTGTATGATGGAGGGTGCGGCGGTTATGCTAACGGCCTACTATGTTTTTGGGTATCCTTTTTTAGAAGCTGGCATGTTAGGGTTTATTCTTGCGGCTGTATCGCCGGCAGTTATTGTTCCGGCAATGCTTAAACTTATTGAAGCAGGAAAAGGAGAAGAAAAAGGGGTTCCTACCATGATTCTTGCAGGTGCTTCTTTAGATGATGTGGTGGCAATTACATTTCTAACCTCTTTTTTGGGTATTTTTGCTGGTAGCCAAATGCCTTTATGGAGACAAGTAATGTCGATACCTATATCGATTATATCAGGACTTCTTCTAGGGTTAGTGGTTGCGATAATGCTGTTAAATTTATTTAATAAAGTAGATATGAGACATACCAAAAAAACATTAATCATTGTAGGTGCCGGGATTATAATGACAACAATAGAAGATGTGATGGAACCATTCTTACCGATAGCTAGTCTGATAGGTATTATGTTTGTAGGGTTTATCATACTGGAACGCAAACCTAAAATTGCAGAAGCTCTTGCTGAAAAGCTAAATAAAATATGGGTATTGGCAGAAGTACTATTATTTACCATGGTAGGTGCTGTAGTAAATATACCTCTGGCTATTGAAGCTGGATTGGTTGGTGTGGTTATTATTATCATAGGTCTTGTTGCTAGAAGTGCGGGTGTGTTTCTATCTACTCCATCAAAGGAGTTTACAAAACAAGAACGCTTATTTTGTATTCTGTCTTATACACCAAAAGCAACAGTGCAGGCGGCTGTTGGAACATTACCACTTGCGGCGGGAGCGATTAAAGGAGAAGAAGTTCTTGCCTTTGCGGTATTGGCCATTGTCATAACGGCACCTATAGGTGCTTGGTTAATTCAATGGGGAGGAAAGAACTTGCTAACAGAAAGTCGGTGA
- a CDS encoding ferritin family protein, whose amino-acid sequence MAIDFNASKLLQVLVRNEARVAELYTNLAHQMEEGKGKKLFEILSEDELKHEKIYSELLKKLPDEGTAQVSEEELEYLDSLMENDMFADADKAMEKIKGKYTKDEALEIAEKVERDGIMYIYELTRLFPELAPKEMKKILNEERRHLKAVLSRAEIDLVKYLRY is encoded by the coding sequence ATGGCAATCGATTTTAATGCAAGTAAACTGTTACAAGTGTTAGTCAGAAATGAAGCAAGAGTAGCGGAACTTTATACAAATTTGGCACATCAGATGGAAGAAGGGAAAGGGAAAAAACTATTTGAAATACTTTCAGAAGATGAGTTGAAACATGAGAAAATTTATTCGGAATTGCTTAAAAAGCTACCGGACGAAGGAACAGCTCAGGTGTCGGAAGAAGAACTGGAGTATTTGGATTCTTTGATGGAAAACGACATGTTTGCGGATGCCGATAAAGCCATGGAAAAGATTAAAGGAAAGTATACAAAAGACGAAGCTCTTGAGATTGCTGAAAAAGTAGAACGAGACGGCATTATGTATATTTATGAACTAACTAGGTTGTTCCCTGAATTAGCGCCGAAAGAAATGAAGAAAATTTTGAATGAGGAAAGAAGACACTTAAAAGCAGTACTTAGTAGAGCGGAGATTGATTTAGTAAAATATTTAAGGTATTAA
- a CDS encoding AbgT family transporter — protein MSQEVKRKKGLFNRFLDMVEVVGNRLPHPVTLFALFSLAVIVISFFAAQAGVSVTFERIVIGTGEMEEVVVTAVSLLSAEGIRRIFSEAVTNFTGFAPLGTVLVAMLGVGVAEGTGLIQAALRKLVLSTPKKLVTVVVVFAGIMSNIASDAGYVVLVPLGALIFLNFGRHPLAGLAAAFAGVSGGFSANLLVGTIDPLLGGISQQAAQMWQPDYTVDPTANWYFMIASTFVITILGTLVTERIVEPRLGEYKGDAEVSIDQVAENETKGLKWAGISLVVFIGIILALVAPENAVLRADDGQILAGSAFMAGLVPIIALFFLVPGIAYGIAAGSVKSDKDVAGFMGKAMASMGGYLVLAFAAGQFVAYFSWSNLGTILAVKGADFLEATGMTGIPMLIGFIIVSGFINLFIGSASAKWAIMAPVFVPMLMAVGYTPELTQLAYRIGDSVTNIITPLMSYFAIIVAFAKKYDENTGIGTLISSMLPYSIVFMVGWTIMFIVWAVLGLPLGPGVTMYL, from the coding sequence ATGAGTCAGGAAGTAAAACGAAAAAAAGGTCTCTTTAATCGGTTTCTGGATATGGTAGAAGTTGTAGGAAATCGATTACCTCATCCTGTGACCTTGTTTGCGCTTTTTAGTTTGGCTGTCATTGTAATTTCTTTCTTTGCAGCGCAGGCAGGTGTGTCCGTAACTTTCGAACGGATCGTTATTGGTACAGGTGAAATGGAAGAAGTAGTAGTAACCGCTGTTAGTCTTCTTTCAGCAGAAGGGATAAGACGAATTTTCTCAGAAGCAGTTACAAACTTTACGGGCTTCGCTCCGCTGGGAACTGTTCTAGTAGCAATGCTAGGGGTTGGTGTTGCGGAGGGTACTGGACTGATCCAGGCAGCTTTAAGAAAATTAGTGTTATCAACACCTAAAAAACTGGTTACGGTTGTTGTTGTATTTGCTGGAATTATGTCCAATATTGCTTCAGATGCTGGTTATGTTGTACTTGTGCCACTTGGAGCTTTGATTTTTCTAAACTTTGGACGACATCCATTGGCAGGACTGGCGGCTGCTTTTGCAGGAGTGTCTGGTGGATTTAGTGCAAACCTTTTAGTTGGTACCATTGATCCTCTCTTGGGGGGCATTAGTCAACAGGCCGCTCAAATGTGGCAGCCGGATTATACCGTTGATCCTACGGCAAACTGGTACTTTATGATTGCATCTACTTTTGTTATCACCATACTGGGTACCCTGGTAACAGAACGGATTGTTGAACCAAGACTGGGTGAGTATAAAGGTGATGCAGAAGTAAGCATTGATCAGGTGGCTGAAAATGAAACCAAAGGCTTAAAATGGGCAGGTATTTCTTTGGTGGTATTTATCGGTATCATACTGGCGTTGGTTGCTCCAGAAAATGCTGTGTTGAGAGCAGATGACGGTCAAATTTTGGCGGGATCAGCATTTATGGCAGGTTTGGTGCCTATTATTGCGTTATTTTTCCTAGTTCCTGGTATTGCCTATGGTATTGCTGCTGGATCGGTGAAAAGTGATAAAGACGTTGCTGGATTTATGGGTAAAGCAATGGCGTCAATGGGTGGTTACCTTGTTCTGGCCTTTGCGGCTGGTCAATTTGTTGCTTACTTTAGCTGGAGTAACTTAGGAACCATTCTGGCTGTTAAAGGGGCAGACTTTTTGGAAGCTACTGGAATGACAGGCATTCCAATGCTCATTGGATTTATCATTGTTTCTGGCTTTATCAACCTATTTATAGGGAGTGCTTCGGCGAAATGGGCCATTATGGCACCGGTATTTGTGCCAATGTTGATGGCTGTTGGTTATACGCCGGAATTAACTCAGTTGGCATATCGTATTGGTGATTCTGTGACCAATATTATTACACCACTGATGTCTTACTTTGCGATCATCGTTGCTTTTGCTAAAAAGTATGATGAGAACACAGGTATTGGTACGTTGATCTCATCAATGCTGCCTTACTCCATTGTATTTATGGTTGGTTGGACGATTATGTTTATTGTTTGGGCGGTGCTTGGATTACCGCTTGGACCAGGCGTCACCATGTATTTATAA
- a CDS encoding DUF47 domain-containing protein yields the protein MKAFFRNHSRELEDEIDAYLKAITRGSLVFKEGINEYVEGKEEAFEKRVKEMTVAEKEADDKLKRIKYKLYAYNLIPEASGDILELTDALDEIVDRAKAVHLSLSIEKPIIPDFARESFISLNKASCEAADELMKGVRSFFQNTGMVEDHVAKVYFYEGEADKLEEEIARQVFSSQEINRLSHKMHLRYFVERIASISDIAEDVALKLSVFQLKRNI from the coding sequence ATGAAAGCGTTTTTTAGAAATCACAGCAGAGAGTTAGAAGATGAGATTGATGCCTATCTCAAAGCGATTACCCGGGGAAGCCTTGTTTTCAAAGAAGGAATTAATGAATATGTGGAAGGGAAAGAAGAAGCTTTTGAAAAACGAGTTAAAGAAATGACTGTTGCTGAAAAAGAAGCCGACGATAAGCTAAAAAGAATTAAATATAAATTATATGCATATAATTTGATTCCGGAGGCAAGTGGAGATATTTTAGAACTTACAGATGCACTGGATGAGATTGTTGACAGAGCAAAGGCAGTTCACTTGAGTTTATCCATTGAAAAACCGATAATACCTGATTTTGCCAGAGAGTCTTTTATTAGTTTAAACAAAGCTTCTTGCGAAGCAGCTGATGAGTTAATGAAAGGTGTTCGCAGTTTTTTTCAAAATACTGGGATGGTAGAAGATCATGTGGCTAAAGTTTATTTTTATGAGGGAGAAGCTGATAAACTTGAAGAAGAGATTGCGAGGCAAGTTTTCAGCAGTCAGGAAATTAATCGTCTTAGTCACAAAATGCATCTTCGCTATTTTGTGGAAAGAATAGCTTCTATTTCTGATATTGCAGAAGACGTTGCATTGAAGTTGTCCGTTTTTCAATTAAAAAGGAATATTTAG
- a CDS encoding YdcF family protein: MAGNDQADYAVVLGAGIIRREPSYTLAKRLDYAAKYLEDNPSGMLITSGGKSDGQLASEAEVMMWYLEKKGISADRIILEEKSTNTLENIKYSMNHLNQKNDAKVTEIVIITSDYHLLRAQMIARRLGFDAYGIPAQSPPSLYWHYSLRESVAIFKSMLLDW, encoded by the coding sequence ATGGCGGGTAATGATCAAGCTGATTATGCAGTGGTTCTTGGAGCGGGAATTATACGAAGAGAACCATCCTATACACTGGCTAAAAGACTGGATTATGCAGCAAAATATTTGGAGGATAATCCTTCGGGAATGTTAATCACCTCTGGAGGAAAGTCGGATGGACAACTAGCATCTGAAGCAGAGGTAATGATGTGGTATTTGGAGAAAAAAGGGATAAGTGCTGATAGGATCATTCTCGAAGAAAAATCGACAAATACTTTAGAAAATATAAAATACAGTATGAATCATTTGAATCAGAAAAATGATGCAAAGGTGACAGAGATAGTTATTATTACTAGTGACTATCATTTGTTGAGAGCACAGATGATTGCAAGAAGATTAGGTTTTGACGCCTACGGCATACCGGCGCAGTCACCACCGAGTCTATACTGGCATTATTCGTTAAGAGAGAGTGTGGCGATCTTTAAATCCATGTTGTTAGACTGGTAA
- a CDS encoding rubrerythrin family protein — MNPMTSSNLKSAFGGESMAHMRYLMWAEAAKKEKFPNVANLFKAVAYAEQVHAGNHFRELKKEVGEDSVTAGAGFGMTNTSENLQGAIDGENYEVEQMYPAFITVANLQEEKGSIRSFQFALEAEKTHADLFTLAKQAVDSGSDYAENKIHVCDICGYTLSGDSVEDDCPICKAKPEMFTSFVTE; from the coding sequence ATGAATCCAATGACATCAAGCAATCTTAAATCTGCTTTCGGAGGAGAAAGCATGGCGCATATGCGTTATTTAATGTGGGCTGAAGCAGCAAAAAAAGAAAAGTTTCCTAATGTAGCAAACCTTTTTAAGGCCGTAGCTTACGCTGAGCAAGTTCATGCTGGAAATCACTTCCGAGAGCTAAAAAAAGAAGTGGGTGAAGACTCCGTAACTGCCGGAGCTGGTTTCGGTATGACAAATACGTCCGAAAATCTTCAGGGAGCTATCGACGGTGAAAACTATGAAGTTGAACAAATGTATCCAGCTTTTATTACCGTCGCCAACCTTCAAGAAGAAAAAGGCAGCATCCGGTCCTTCCAATTTGCTCTTGAAGCCGAAAAAACCCATGCGGATCTATTCACGCTGGCTAAACAAGCTGTTGATAGCGGCAGTGATTATGCAGAAAACAAGATTCATGTCTGTGATATTTGTGGTTATACGCTTAGCGGAGACTCCGTTGAAGATGACTGTCCTATCTGCAAAGCGAAACCAGAAATGTTTACCAGTTTTGTAACAGAATAG
- a CDS encoding phosphatidylserine decarboxylase, which translates to MIEYIDRSTGRKEKEMVAGEPSLRWAYETKLGRLTVEMIGKSKAMSSLYGFVQKRRFTRKKIAPFVEMMKIDMTEAILEKPEEYSDFNDFFVRQLKPSSRIIDPDPLSLVSPSDGRILVYPSLKADQLIQVKGKNNSIKSLLGNSNLSQYYLGGAAAVIRLAPCDYHRFHFPVNGVPGESRSIKGYYYSVNPYALKKVDEVYCRNKRMITEIHIAGKEKLAMIEVGATMVGSIVQTYYQRMPVNKGSEKGYFQFGGSTIILLTGANTIEWHEDLIENTQSGYETFIKMGEAIATLKK; encoded by the coding sequence ATGATAGAATATATTGATAGGAGCACTGGGCGAAAGGAAAAAGAAATGGTAGCTGGAGAACCTTCTTTACGCTGGGCCTATGAGACAAAACTTGGTAGACTGACTGTAGAAATGATCGGGAAGTCAAAAGCGATGTCTAGTCTTTATGGTTTTGTTCAAAAAAGAAGGTTTACAAGGAAGAAGATTGCACCGTTTGTAGAAATGATGAAAATTGATATGACAGAAGCAATCTTAGAGAAACCGGAAGAGTATTCAGATTTCAACGATTTTTTTGTCCGCCAATTGAAACCTAGCAGTCGTATTATAGATCCAGACCCACTAAGTTTGGTTTCGCCTTCTGATGGGCGGATTTTGGTTTACCCTTCCTTGAAAGCTGACCAACTGATTCAAGTGAAAGGCAAGAATAATTCTATTAAATCTCTTTTGGGGAATAGCAATTTATCTCAATATTATTTAGGTGGAGCGGCAGCTGTGATTCGATTAGCACCCTGTGATTATCATCGATTCCATTTTCCGGTAAATGGTGTGCCGGGTGAATCGAGATCGATAAAAGGATACTATTATTCGGTAAATCCTTATGCGCTAAAAAAAGTAGATGAGGTTTATTGTCGGAACAAACGAATGATAACAGAAATACATATTGCTGGTAAGGAAAAACTGGCAATGATTGAAGTGGGAGCTACGATGGTGGGAAGCATCGTACAAACCTATTATCAACGCATGCCTGTCAATAAAGGAAGTGAAAAAGGATATTTTCAATTTGGAGGCTCAACCATTATCTTGCTTACTGGAGCGAATACCATTGAATGGCATGAAGATTTAATTGAAAACACACAAAGTGGATATGAAACATTCATAAAAATGGGAGAAGCCATAGCTACTTTGAAAAAATAG
- the rarD gene encoding EamA family transporter RarD: MKKGDLTSLQGIYFGLGAYFLWGFLPIYWKLLQDFSAGIILANRVVWSCFFVGGLLWYKDQLKATVRLFADKKKIMLVSASSLIISLNWFTYIWAVNAGFVIQASIGYYINPLMVVLMGTLIFKEKMERIEKIALFFAFAGVVIITFEYGSIPWVSLILATTFSIYGLCKRVVQVDSIAALGIETLMITPVAVIYLIYATRSNMFDPGQVSLISWLLLMGAGFVTATPLLWFAIAAKTIPFSVLGFIQYLSPTISLLLGVFLFKEPFTGYHLISFSFIWTGILLFTYTRTKRIRQQRKILKNNHSKE; encoded by the coding sequence ATGAAAAAGGGTGATTTAACATCTTTACAAGGAATATACTTTGGGCTGGGAGCCTACTTTTTATGGGGATTTTTACCAATTTATTGGAAACTATTGCAAGACTTTTCAGCTGGAATTATATTAGCAAATCGGGTGGTCTGGTCTTGTTTTTTTGTTGGAGGTTTACTGTGGTATAAAGATCAATTAAAAGCAACGGTTCGATTGTTTGCTGATAAAAAGAAAATAATGTTGGTTTCAGCTTCCTCTCTTATTATATCCTTAAATTGGTTTACTTATATATGGGCTGTTAATGCGGGTTTTGTTATTCAAGCGAGCATAGGTTATTACATCAACCCACTGATGGTGGTATTAATGGGCACCCTTATTTTTAAGGAAAAAATGGAACGAATTGAAAAAATTGCTTTATTTTTTGCTTTTGCGGGGGTTGTGATCATAACCTTTGAATATGGTTCTATACCATGGGTATCCTTAATTCTTGCGACCACCTTTTCGATTTATGGGCTATGTAAGCGAGTAGTGCAAGTAGATTCCATTGCTGCCTTAGGGATTGAAACACTGATGATAACACCCGTTGCTGTGATCTATTTAATATATGCGACACGAAGCAATATGTTTGACCCTGGTCAAGTGTCTCTAATTTCTTGGTTATTGCTAATGGGTGCAGGTTTTGTGACTGCAACGCCTCTGCTCTGGTTTGCCATTGCGGCTAAAACAATTCCTTTTTCAGTACTAGGATTTATCCAGTATTTATCTCCTACCATTAGCCTTTTGCTTGGGGTTTTTCTTTTCAAAGAACCATTTACCGGTTATCATCTGATCAGTTTTTCGTTTATTTGGACGGGGATACTGTTGTTTACGTATACGAGGACAAAACGAATAAGGCAACAAAGAAAAATTTTGAAAAATAACCATTCTAAAGAATAA
- a CDS encoding TetR/AcrR family transcriptional regulator, whose product MSKKQEIIDRTYELFSRYGDALSLSTIANATSIKKSSLYAHFDSKDHLLFYVIDLELQKFDQATLEALKNGDSTDLKKTVSDFYYFILDYFNDPTKLVFWKRCMLMSEGPLKKKVEETHMKIHQRNIEHIATLYIDYAKANGLNEKNVDVFRHSFMVLLLGTLYSLFVFEHRVTPYDHSFQIFWKGVQQHLPTLH is encoded by the coding sequence ATGAGTAAAAAGCAGGAAATTATCGATAGAACCTATGAACTTTTTTCCAGATATGGGGACGCTTTATCTTTAAGTACCATCGCTAACGCCACCTCTATTAAGAAATCATCACTTTATGCACATTTTGACAGCAAGGACCATTTACTATTTTATGTAATCGACTTAGAGCTTCAAAAATTTGACCAGGCAACTTTAGAAGCATTAAAAAATGGTGATTCTACAGATCTGAAGAAGACAGTTAGTGATTTTTACTATTTTATTCTAGATTATTTTAACGATCCTACTAAGCTTGTCTTTTGGAAACGGTGTATGCTTATGTCTGAAGGACCTTTGAAGAAAAAAGTAGAAGAAACTCATATGAAGATACATCAACGTAATATTGAGCACATTGCCACTTTATACATTGACTATGCTAAAGCCAATGGTCTGAACGAAAAAAACGTCGACGTCTTTCGACATTCTTTTATGGTTCTTCTTTTAGGAACACTCTATTCTCTTTTTGTCTTTGAACACCGAGTCACTCCCTATGATCACAGTTTCCAAATTTTCTGGAAAGGTGTTCAGCAGCATTTGCCAACCCTTCATTAG
- a CDS encoding 3'-5' exoribonuclease YhaM family protein gives MRELKSITKDDLNQEVTFIALLIDVKIKSTKTGGKYADLTVQDAGSKQLLKLWDVAEEDWLQRPKDDFPVIEVNALVGEYQGKLQLTAKNIRQVDKDSIDMKKLVPSSKWNFDQMRQWLEEFRDRIQTDPIKSLINEMVFQEPYYEKFCTYPAAKSVHHNFRHGILQHTLEVLKYCVVVATTKRLNQRQVDRLIAMAFLHDWAKIIEYEPLPSNKISDEGKMLGHIFIGSHHVMNKIELLEGFDREDALIILNGILGHHGALEWGSPVLPKSVEAQILHQADKLSGDVESILSFMQEQEESRETFTDRLWNMGTDYYKGGIS, from the coding sequence ATGAGAGAGTTAAAGTCAATTACGAAAGATGATTTAAATCAAGAAGTAACCTTTATTGCATTATTAATAGATGTTAAGATTAAATCAACAAAGACTGGGGGTAAATATGCTGATTTAACGGTGCAGGATGCAGGCTCTAAGCAATTGCTTAAACTATGGGATGTGGCTGAAGAGGATTGGTTGCAAAGGCCAAAAGATGATTTTCCTGTTATTGAGGTAAATGCATTGGTAGGAGAATATCAAGGAAAACTACAGCTAACAGCAAAAAACATAAGGCAAGTCGATAAAGATAGTATTGATATGAAAAAGCTAGTTCCTTCTAGTAAATGGAATTTTGATCAGATGCGACAATGGTTAGAAGAGTTTCGTGACCGTATTCAAACCGATCCGATAAAATCATTGATTAATGAAATGGTTTTTCAGGAACCTTATTATGAAAAATTTTGTACATATCCAGCAGCGAAATCGGTGCATCACAATTTTAGACATGGAATCCTGCAACACACCCTTGAAGTATTAAAATATTGTGTTGTGGTGGCAACAACCAAAAGGCTGAATCAAAGACAAGTTGACCGTTTGATTGCCATGGCTTTTTTGCATGATTGGGCAAAAATCATTGAATATGAGCCTTTACCGTCCAACAAGATCAGTGACGAAGGGAAAATGCTAGGGCATATTTTTATCGGTTCACACCATGTAATGAACAAAATAGAGTTATTGGAAGGATTTGATAGAGAAGATGCTCTCATTATATTGAACGGCATCTTAGGCCACCACGGAGCTCTGGAATGGGGATCGCCAGTATTGCCTAAGTCTGTTGAAGCACAGATTCTTCACCAGGCTGATAAACTATCCGGCGATGTAGAAAGTATTTTATCGTTTATGCAGGAACAGGAAGAATCTAGAGAAACATTTACAGATAGATTGTGGAATATGGGAACAGATTATTACAAAGGAGGTATTTCATGA